The DNA region AGCACCAGCCGATGGGCCAGCACCGGCACGGCCGCCGCTTTGATGTCGTCGGGGGTGACGTAATCCCGGCCCCGAATCAGCGCCAGGCCCTGGGAAGCGCGCAGCAGCGCCGCGCTCGCCCGCGGGCTGGCCCCCAGCTTCACCTCCGGATGCTTCCGGGTCGCTTCGGCAACGGCCACGATGTAGCCGAGCAGATCGTCCTGGACGCGGATGGTCCGCGTATACCGCTGGGCCGCCGCCACCTCTTCGGCCGAGGCGGCCGCCCCGATTTCCGCCAGCGGCTGGCGCTCCTTAAACCGCTGCAGGATGGCGACCCCTTCGCCGTGCGACGGGTATCCCATGGCAATCCGCATCAGGAACCGGTCCAGCTGCGCCTCCGGCAGGGGAAAGGTCCCCTGCTGGTCGATCGGGTTTTGCGTGGCCATGACAAAAAACGGAGACGCCAGCTCGTGCGTGACGCCGTCGATCGTCACCTGGCGCTCCTCCATGCATTCCAGCAAGCTGGATTGCGTGCGCGGCGTCGCCCGGTTGATCTCGTCCGCCAGCAGCACGTGCGTAAACACCGGACCCGGGCGAAACTCGAACTCCCCCGTTTTCTGATTGAAAAAATGAATGCCGCTCAGATCCGAAGGCAGCAGGTCCGGCGTAAACTGGACTCGCTTGAACCCGCCGCCGAGCGATTTAGCAAGCGCTTTCGCAAGCAGCGTTTTGCCTGTGCCGGGCACGTCCTCCAAGAGCACATGACCGTCCCCGAGCAGCGCAGCAAGCAGCAGATCGACCACCTCCTCCTTGCCGACGACCACCTCGCCGATATTGCGGCGAATCCGCCCGGTCAAATCCATCGCTTCCCGCAGTTCCATAAGTACCGACACCGCCTTTACCGATTTCTTCCTTTCTCCTTTCCATCTTACCAAAAAGCCCGGCCGCTTTATAGCTGAAGTCCGGGGGCTTCCTAAACCTTCAGCCGCTCCCGCAAATCGACGACCGACCGCATCGCATACTCCTTTTGTACCGGCTGGCCGTCCCGCAGGACGATCAGGCAGGGAACGCTGGAAATTTCCCATTGATCGCGAAGCCGCGGACTATAGTTAATATTCAGCTTGGATACCGGGATGCTCGGACCGGCCGCCAAAGCGATATCCAGCATTTTTTCCGCCAGTTTGCAGGTTCCGCACAGCGCCGTGAAGAAAAACAACGCCTCCTTGCCGGAGGCTGGTTCCGCGCGGTCGAGCCACTCCTGTTCCGTAATTTCGCGAATCGCCATAAGCCGCCTCTCCTTTAGGGGATTAAATTTTCAGCAGGTTAAACAACAATCTAATACCGCGAATTGCCGCGAAAAAACTGCCGCCAATGCGGCCAAGCTTTCGAGAAAACACCGTCGATAGACGTATCTTACCACAAAAAGCGGCCCTGCTCGCATCTGCATGCGAACGGGCCGCTCCTTTCGGCAATCCGGCAGCGGGGATAACCCGTCCTTTAAGCCGGGCGATTGGTGAACAGGTGGAAAGTTACTCCGAACTTGTCGGTAACTACAGCGTAAGCCGGGCTGAAATAAATGGACTGCAGCGGCAAATCGACGCGTCCGCCCTCTTTTAGGGCCTCGTAAAGCTGCTGCGTATAATCCGCCGTACTCGACGTGAGGCACACCGTAACCTGGCTGCCCGGTTGATGCGGCTCGCCCGGAAAAATATCGCACACATAAAGCTCCGTTTCCCCCAGCTTTAATATGGAATGCGCGATGCGCTTCTTCACTTCGTCAGTCATCGGCTGCTGGGGTTCGGGCATTTCGCCGAAGGTTTGCTTAAACGCCACCTTGGCCTGCAGCGCCTGCTCATAAAAAGCAATCGCTTCTTCGGCTTGTCCATTCAGGGCAATCAGGGGGGTTGTCAACAGAATCATGTAAACACACTCCTTAAGGATCAAATTGGCGGAACCCGAAAAGCGAAAGAGGCGATCTCCGTTTCCGCTTGATTCGATTCTTATTGTAGCCGATAATAGTGACAAGTATTGTCATAAATAAGAAACGCATACCGGCGTTTTTTTGATTTTTTATGCCCAATAAAAGAAACGGAGCGCTCCCCCATGTCCAAATCGAAACGTCTGATGGAATTGATGATGACCGTCAACCGCAAGCGAAAATTCACCGTGAAGGAATTGGCCCGGGAATTCGGCGTTTCTCCGCGCACGATCCTCAGGGACCTGCAGGAGCTGAGCGAACTGGGCGTACCGCTGTACTCCGAGGTCGGACCGCATGGCGGCTACCAGGTGCTGAACGAAAGAGTGCTGCCCCCCATCGCTTTTACCGAAGAGGAGGCGGTGTCCATCTTTTTCGCCAGCCATGCCTTGCGCCATTACCGCTTTCTCCCGTTTGAAACGGAAGCATCCTCCGCGCTCAGCAAGTTTTATCATTATATGCCCGGAGACGTCCGGGACCGCATCGATCAGATGAAAAACCGGGTCGACTTCGTGACGCCGGAAAGGCAGTCGGCTTTTCCTTATTTGGCGGTTCTGCTGGACGGCGCCGTCCGCCAAAAAGTGCTCCGCATCGGCTACGCCTCGCGTTCCGGCGCAACGAGCACCCGGCACATTCAGCCGATCGGGATCTACGCCAGCCGCGGTTTATGGTATTGCCCGGCGTATTGCTTCGAGCGCAAAGATTTCCGCTTGTTCCGCTGCGACCGCATCGGCTCGGCCGTCATCGAGGAAGCGGACGCCGCGCTGAAGCCGCTTGATCTGCGGCAGGTCCATCTCGGCAATTGGGAATCGTTCATCGGGAGAAAGCCGATGTACGCGGATTGCACCATCGAGCTGACTCCGCTGGGGATCGAGGCCTGCGAGGGCGAGATGCTGCGCCACTTCCGGCTTGAACTTCGCGAGGATGGCACGGGCCTGCTGCGGGGGCAAATTCCGCCGGGGGAAATTCCTTTTATGGCCGCCTTTTTCATCGGCTTGGGGCGGGAAGCGACCGTCATCCGGCCGCCGGAGCTTATCGCGGCGATCAAGCGCAAATTGACCGAACTGCTGGATCAATACAGCTGAGCGCAAAACCCGGGTGAGCCGCTGAACCAGCACGCTGGAGCGTGCTGGGCCATGCTGGATCATGCTGGACCATACTGGATCACGCTGAATCATACTGGATCACGCTGGGCCATACTGGTGACGCTGGACCATACTGGTGCACGCTGGACCATACTGGACCATGCTGAACTTTCAGAGCTCAAGCAAGAACATAAGGACAAAAAATGGCGTTATCCCGGCGAGATTACCCACTTTAATTAAAATAAAGGCAATTTATGCCGCTATTTTCTCGAACCGCAGAGTGAAGGCCGCCTTTTGTACGATTCATAGGAAAATAAGCACAAAAAATGCCGCTAATGGGGACAAGCAGGCCCGTATCCGAATAATAAGTACATAAAGTGCCGCTATTCTTGTGATATGGTGCTCCTCAGGCGGCCTGATCGCACACGATGATCATGCGGAGCCGCGGTTTCACTGCCCGCCCCGGTTCCGGTAGCCGCTGGGGGAATGGCCGGTAATTCTTTTGAACACCCGGGAAAAATAAAACATATCGTGATAGCCGAGCGCTTCCCCGATTTCCTTGATGCTCATTTCCGTATTGAGCAAAATGTTTTTCGCTTCGGCCACCTTCAGCCGGTGTATGAATTCATTTAACGGATACCCCGTGTATTCGTGGACGATCCTGCGCAGCGTCGACACGGAAATATGATGTCTGGCCGCCAGTTCCTCCGGCTCCCGGCGGGCGTACAGCGACCCGGAGATGTCCTCGATCACCTTGAGCACGAACCGCCCCCGGTTGCCCGTTTCGGCCTGGTCGGCCTGGGCGACCAGCTCGTACAGGAACGCTTCGAGCAGCAGCGAGGCGCGGTCCAGATTGCTCGGTACGCCGCTCTCCAGAAGCATGAACATCATTTCCATCCGGTTTACCGCCGAATCGTCGATCGCCGCCTTTTGGACCTGCGCCGGATGCTGCAGCCAGCTGCCCAGCCATTCTCCAACCCGCTCCCCCTCGACGGTAAAATAATACTCGTCCCAATACCCGTCCGCATGAGGGCCATAGTTGAACTCGGCACCGGGGAACAGGCAAAACCAGGAGCCCGCGGGAACCTTCTGCTTCTCCCCGCCGTCAACCTGGTAATACCCGCCCCCGCCGGTAATCACCACAAAAGCCCAATAGCTGAACTTCGCCTGAACGCGCCGCATCGTTCTGCCGGGTAAATGGCCGGCGTTGACCACCGTCAGCGAGCGGATTTTCCGCTTGCTGGCGTCGACGACCGGGTTGAACACGCGGATCGGATGCGGACTGATCATATAATCCAGATATTTTGTCATCCTGCACATTCTCCCTTTGGAATTCCTGTGCTAAATTAAGGGTGCCTGAACAAATAAAACAAACTCGCGGCGAATTTTGCTTCATTGTAGCAAATTCGCGCCGCTGACGAAAGGGAGCGAAGTGCGGAATATGAGCGAACTCAAAATCGGACTGATCGGCGCCGGATCGATCTCGGAATCCCACCTGCTGGCCTATCAGGCCAACCCGAAAGCCGCGCTGTGGGCCATCTGCGACCTCAATGAAAGCAGAGCCCGGGCCATGGCGCGGAAGTACAACATTCCTCATGTGTACACTGACTATCGCGACCTGCTCGCGAACCCCGATGTACAGGCGGTCAGCATCTGCACCTGGAACAACAGCCACGCCGAAATCAGCATCGCCGCCCTCGAAGCGGGCAAAAACGTCCTTTGCGAGAAGCCGCTCTGCATTACCGTAGACGAAGCGCTCCAGGTACAGGCAGCGGTGGAGCGGACCGGCAGGCTGCTGCAGGTCGGCTACGTGCGGCGTTATGCCTCGAACATCGCCGTGCTCAAAAAATTCATCGCTGCCGGGGACATCGGGGAGATCTATTTTGCCAAAGCGAGCCTGGTCCGGCGCCTCGGCAATCCCGGCGGCTGGTTTGCCGACAAAGCCCGCTCCGGCGGCGGCCCGCTGATCGATATCGGCGTGCACGTGATCGACCTGTGCTGGTATCTGATGGGCCGGCCCAAAGTGAAGTCGGTTAGCGGCAACACCTATTACAAGCTCGGCAACCGCTCCAACATCGAGAATTACGCGTTTTACCAAGCAGCGGACTACGACGCATCCCTCAACACGGTGGAGGATATGGCCAATGCGCTGATCCGCTTCGAAAACGGGGCCTCCCTGCTGGTGGACGTCAGCTTTTCGCTGCATGCCAAGCAGAATTCCGCCCTGGTCAACATTTACGGAGAAAAAGGCGGCGCCGAGATTGAACCGGAGCTGTCGATCGTTACGGAACGCCATAATACGATCATCAATATCGATCCGCAAATCAGCACGCCCGCATTCGATTTCCAAGGCAGCTTCCAGAACGAAATCAACCATTTTGTGGACAGCTGTCTGGACGGCGTGCCGCCGATCAGCCCGGTGGAGGACGGTGTGGAGATCATCAAAATATTAAACGCGATTTACCAATCGGCCGAGGAAGGCCGAGAAATCCGGTTTTAGGAGGGCGCTGGCATATGAAGCTGAACAATAAGATCGGTATCATCGTCGACAGTTTGGGCCTGGGCGTCACGGAAGGCCTGAAAAAAGCGAAGGAACTGGGCGCCGAAGGCGTGCAAATCTACGCCGTGTCCGGCGAAATGGACCCGGCCGCGCTGACCGCGGCCAAACGCAAAGAGCTGCGAAGCTATATCGAAGGGCTGGGCCTGGAAATATCCGCCCTCTGCGGCGATCTGGGCGGCCACGGATTTCAGGACGCCGCCGCCAATCCGGCCAAAATCGAAAAGTCGAAGCGCATACTCGATTTGGCCGTTGAGCTCGGCACGAACATCGTGACGACCCATATCGGCATCGTGCCGGAGGACCTAAGCAGCCCGATCTACGCTGCTATGCAGCAGGCCTGCGAGGAGCTAGGCGTCTACGCCAAAAGCTTGAACGCCTATTTTGCCATCGAAACGGGGCCGGAACCGGCCGCTCATTTGAAAAGCTTCCTGGACACGCTGAGCACAAACGGCGTTTCCGTCAATTTCGACCCGGCCAATATGGTCATGGTGACGGGCGACGATCCGGTGCAGGGCGTCAAGACGCTGCGGGACTATATCGTGCATACGCACGTAAAGGACGGGGTGCGCCTGCGCCCGGTCGATCCCCGGGACGTATACGGCTTCCTCGGCTACGAGGCGATGGATCACGAAAAGATCGCCGACATGGCTTCCTCCGGCGGCGCCGGGTTTGCGGAGGTTCCGCTGGGCGAAGGCCGGGTGGATTTCCCGGCTTATTTTGCCGCCCTGCAGGAGATCGGCTACACCGGCTATCTGACGATCGAGCGGGAAGTCGGCGACAAGCCGGAGGAAGACATCAGAAAAGCGGTCGAGTTCATCCGGTCTTTCCGGGGATGACCCGAGGGCAAAGCGGATGTGATTCGCAAGAGCAGCAAGAGCCGTGAGCCGCAAGAGCCGAGCCGCGCACAGCGGCCTTAAGCCGGAACGATCTTAGGATGGAAGGAGACGCGCTGTAAAACATGAAACTCGGAATAAGCTCTTATAGTCTTTATCAGGCCATGCAGATGGACGGCATGACTATTCTGGAGGCGATCGACTGGATCGCCGGCATCGGCGGGGAGCATGTCGAAATCGTGCCGCTGGGTTTCGATTTGAAGCAAACCCCCGAACTCATCGGGCAAATCCGCGAGCGGGCCGCCAAAGCGGGAATCGCCGTTTCCAACTATGCCATCGGCGCCAACTTCATTACGGACACGGAAGAAGCTTACGAGTCGGAAATCCGCCGGGTCATGCGGGAAGTCGACATTGCCCATGCCCTCGGCGTCAAGCTGATGCGCCATGACGTCGCTTCCCGGCAGGACACCTCGATCATACGCTTTCAGGAGGATCTTCCGCGCATCGCCGAAGCCTGCCGGCGGATCGCCGATTACGCTGCGCAGTACGGCATTACGACCAGCCTGGAGAACCACGGCTATTACGTTCAGGCCAGCGACCGGGTACAGGCGGTGCTCCACGCGGTCGGCCGGCCGAATTACAAGACGACGCTGGACGTCGGCAACTTTGTGTGCGTGGACGAACAGCCCGTGATCGCGGTGAAGAAAAACATCGCCTACGCGTCGATGGTTCACGTCAAAGACTTCTACATCCGTCCGGCGGACCGCAACCCTGGAGAAGGCTGGTTCCGCAGCGCGGGCGGCGGGTATTTGCGCGGCGCGATCGCCGGCCAGGGCGACCTCGATCTGCGGGAGATTCTCCGCATCGTCAAGCGCTCCGGCTATGACGGCTTCCTGTCCATCGAATACGAAGGCATGGAGGAGTGCCGCAAAGGAACCAAAATCGCCTTCGAGAATGTGCGGCGAATTTGGGAGGAAGTGTAGCCGCCCGCTTGGTCCGTGTTCGGCGGATTAAAGCGCAAACTTCATTGGAACTTGCGTTTATACGGACGAGGTATACTTTAGTATACCTCGTTTTTTGGGCGGTACATGGCCGCCGGGATGGCGGCTCCGGACTTCAGAAATTCGGCCCACAGCCGCCACATCACCTGGTCATAAGAGCGTTTGTCCTTTTTCCTATCTTGTGCATTTCGGGAAGAACCACTCCAATTAGAATCAGTATAACACCGCACCATTGTACCGGGCTGACGTTTTCATGAAGCACTATCGAAGAAAGCATTACGGCAACCGGCAATTCGGCAGCGCCCAAAATCCCTCCCATCGCCTCTCCGATATGAGGTATTCCGATGGCGAAGAGCAGCGGCGGAATAAACGCTCCAAATAAGCCTAACAGAAATCCGTACATTAGCAGCGGTCCGAACAGCAACCCGTTAAACAAGAAATAAGGCGGGAATAACACGATAAGTAAAATAAATCCGCCGGTAACCATCCAAGCGCTCCGGTATGCCGGATGAACGGAAGGAACCGCTTTTCCGCTGAACAGAAGAAACATGGAATAGCTCACTGCCGAAAATAAACCGAAAATAATGCCGGTTCGCTCGATGTTTGCCGAACCTTGCGCGTTTAGGCCGGCCGCCAGCAAAGTACCCACAAACAACACGAACAGGGTCGCCACCATCATCTTTCCGGGACGCCGCCGCTTGCTTACCGCTTGGATCAGTGCGCTGATCCACGTGAATTGAAACAATAAAATAATCGCCAGCGAAGCGGGGATATACTGAAGGGAATGATAGTAAAGCAATCCCGTAACAACTGTTGGGGCCCCCGCCAACATAAGCAGCAATCTTTGCTTCCACGTTAACCCTTTATCCGCAATGACGGCGGAAAAAGTCTCCGGTTGCCTCCGCTTTTTACGCAACGCCTTGCGTTTCGTGTACAAGGCCATCAACCAGGATAAAATTAAACCGATCAATAGCTGCGCTCCTACCACTTCCCCTAGTTTAAAACCTTCGCCGTAAGCCAACACGACAATGGTCGATAACACACCGTAACTCATGGCTCCTGCTAAAACGGAAATCCAATACTTCATAAAAACCCGATCCTCCTGCACCAAATTGTATCGATTTATGAACAACGCAAAAAATCCTAACCACGCGATAAGGAAGAAGTTCTGAATTCCTTGTCATCGTAGTTAGGAAGTAAAGGCTCCCTGTAGAAACCCCCGCCCTGTCGGCATTGGCCGATTACGGGGTTATACGAGAAAGTATGATTTTTTTCGCAACAGATTAGATATTAAACGAATATAAAATTACTGTCAACCGTGATGTCCGTGACGACTAAGTCCGGCTTGGGGCGGTTGAGCCTGTCCAAAGCTGTGAAACGGTTAACGCCGGGGCGATTACGGAATCAGGTCCAGCGCCTGCTGCGGCACAAAAGCTTCAACCCCGTTGTACACGACCACACCTTCCAGTTGCGTTTTCTTGCCGTTCAGGACAGCGATACTTTGGTGCAGCGGCAGTTCCAGCTTGTCGCCGCCTTTAGTAACGATGATCTTGCCGTTTTTGTCATCCAGTGTGTAAGTTGCGCCCTTGGCCGTGAAGGCCGGCTTGGCTTTAACAAACAATCTGTCCGTCGCTGCGTCCAAATCAAGCCCCATCACGCGCGCCATGTATTTGGCCACGCCGGTGTTGTCGATCACGCCCGTCGGACGGTCGCCGTTCGGCGCGTAGGTGTACAGAACCACATCGCCGCCCGTATGTCCGCCCGTCGTCCAGCCGATCCCCGACCGCTTGCTGATCATCGGACCTACCGTATAATTCAGGCTGCCGGCTTCGGCCTCTTTTATGGCTTTAATTTCTTCCGCCGTCAGGTCGGCAATGCCGAAATATCGGGCCATCACTTCTTTGATGTTGGTCCGCTTCGCGTTCAGCTTGGCTTCCAGTCCTTCGCCGGTCAGCTTCGCTTTTTGGAGCGGGCCGATGAACGTGGACAGCGGTTCCTTGTCATAGCTTCCGGTTGTCGACGCGTTGCCGATCGTCAATCCGCCGTTGCCATGGTCGGTTACGGCCACAATCGCGGTCTGCCCGTCGTCTTTGGCGAAATCGAGCGCAACTTTGACCGCCTCGTCAAAAGCCAGTACATCGCTAATGACTCCGATCGGATCGTTGGCGTGGGCGGCCCAGTCGACTTTGCTGCCTTCCACCATGAGGAAGAAACCGTCCTCGTCTTTGGACAGAACTTCAATCGCTTTGGCGGTCATCTCGGCCAGACTCGGCTCCGTGGAAGGATCGCGGTCCATGTCGTAGGCCAACCCGGCAGGCGCAAAAGCTCCCCATATCTTGTTTGATTTGGAAGCCTTCAGCGCGGCCGGAGTCGTTACATAATCGTAACCGAGAGCTTTGATGGATGCAATCAGGTCGGCCCCGTCTTTGCGGCCTTGGGGGCTCAGATATTCGGCGCCCCCGCCCAGCACAACGTCCATTCCGTTATATACCTGCTGCATGCTTAGCGCGTCATAATTTTTACGGTCCGGATAATGGGCGGAAAAGTCCGCCGGAGTGGCGTGCATAATTTCAGACGTTGCGATAATCCCCGTGGCTTTGCCGGACAGCTTCGCCGCCTCGAGCACCGAAGCCACCGGTTTTTTCTCGTCCCCCGGTTGGATTTTGGCTTGTCCCGGCATCGTCGCTTTGTCCGGCAGCACGCCAACATAACCTGTATGCGATTTATGCCCGGTCGCAAAAGCGGTTCCCGCCGGAGCCGAATCCGCAATCGCCGCGTCGGCCGAATGGGTACGTACGAGACCGCTTGCCATTTGATCCAGCGTCAGACTGCTGCCTTTATACCATCTGGACAACGCCGTAGCGTCATTCGCCATCCCGTCCGGAATAAGAATAATGACATGTTTGATAGCCGCCCCCGTCTCCTGCGCTGCGGCGGTACCGCTTCCACCCGTCGAAACCGTCAAAACGAGCGCCGAGGCGATTAACAAACTTGCCACCCTTTTCAAACCTTGTCCAAGCATGAACCATCCTCCATCCCATGAAATTCGTATATTTTACATTTTTCAGTATAGAGGACGTATATTAGAATAACGTAAATTTATTCCCATATTCATGTAAAAATGCAAATTGCCTCCCGGCATGATCTGACTAACGCCCATATCCAAAGCGGGCAATATGAAGCGGGCCGGATCGTATGATAATAAGCGCGGCAGTTATGAACGCGGCTATCTCTTAAGCGCAGAAATGTTAATAAAATAGTCAATGTTTTTAATACAATTGTATTAATTGTTCACCTCTCATAGGCGATAAATATGATGGCAGCACCACAATCATTAGGCAGAAAGGGGGTGAAATCGATGAATATACTTACGCCGGGAGTGATCAGCGGATTGATAGGAGCTTCCAACTATATGCATGCGTCCAATGCGCCTATGGCGGTTTACAATAAGGAAGCGGCGAAAATTAATCCCGATACGGAAAAAATGGGAAGGGCTTTAGGCGTTGCCGGCAACGCTCTCAACTCGGCCAGAAGCGAAAGCGATACTGCGGCGGAGGAATTGGAAAAGGCACAGGAACAAGCAAAAAAGCAAGAAAAGGCCGAGCAGGAAGCAAAACTGCAAAAGGATATGGAAGCGAAAATAAAGGCGCAGCAAGAGTATGCAAACCAACCTGCCGATACGGTAGAGATCAGCAAAGAAGGGCAGTTAGCACTCAATGGCAACGATCCGGCCGGCGCGCAACAAAATCCGGATGCTGTTGAGATCAAGAGCCAACCCGCAGTTGAGCCCAAAATATACACATCCGACGGTACGGCCTTCACAGTATCCGCAGACATAAATGTATCGCCGGCGATTTCGGTAAGGGTATAGCTTGGAGAAAAAAGAGGCTACGTCCCAATTCGGCGCCTGACCGATGGGACCGTAGCCCGTATTGTTTGTCCGCTAAAAACCTTCGTCCGGCAGCGTCAGCACCGAATCCCGATCGTGACGATTTCGCAGGGTCCGGTCATCAGGGACAGACAACCGACGGCGTCTTTGCTCAGCGGAGTTCCCTCCTCTTCCAGAATCGTCGTTTTGTAAAAATGCTCATGTTCGAAATCCGCGCAAAATGTCAGCTCTCCCGGCTGCCGGCTCATATTGTACCAGCGGAACATCAGGTCGCCGGTTTCTTCGTTTATTTTCAGCGAAGAAAAGGCCAGCTCTTTGCTTTCCCAGCGGAACGGCGCTGAGCTTGGAGCGAGCGTTCCTTCATGTATGCCGGTTTGGCACACGGTCCAAGGCACCTGGAACTGGTACGCCTCCGCAAATGCTCCGGAAACGATGCCGTCGCCTGTATGCGGGATCAGCTCCATACGCATCGTATGGGTACCGAGACACTGGGCTTCCGGCGTCGGAAACAAGCCCCAGTCGCCAAGCTCGCCTACGCAGCGCAGCAGCGTGACCGCGATTGTGTTCCGGCCATCAAGCAGCACTTCGTATTCGTTCAGTCCGAGATTGGCGACCGTTAAACCGGCCTTCTCCCCGCTTACGTCCACAAAAGCTTGCTGATGCTGGGTATTGCTCGGATTTTCCCACTCCGGCGCCGGAACGTTGCCGCGCTCCGCGATTTCAAACATCGAATCGGCGCGATGCACGGAAGCTTCCAGGTCCGTAGGGAACAGCACCCGAATGCGGTGGTCTTTCGCCGTGTTGTCGATCGTCGTTTCGATCTCTACACCTCTGCTGCCGGCTTCAAGCGAAATGACCGTGCGCAGCTTCAGCTTCGTCAGCTTGCCGCTGCGCTGCGCCTTGCGCTGCGGATAATACACCAGCTCGCGCATCTCCTCGTCCAGCTTGTCGTCGGCGGAGGCCGGGATCTCCCATGCGCGGCACACTTCCACCGCGGCCCGGTACGGCGTATCCTCCAGCACGCGGATCTGCGCCGGCAGACCTTTGGTGGTCAGCGGCTGTTCGCCTTCCGGCTGCTTGTACATGTATTCGTTGCCGATATCGCCGGTATCCTCATAGATGCCGAGGTCGCGGTAGATTTGGCCGGTCGCTTTATCGGTCAGCGCAAACGAACCGTCGCCGGCGATCTCCACTTTCAGCCCGGCGTTTTCCATGACCAGGCCGCCGGTAAACAGCGAGGCCGGTGCTGCCGCGGCGGCCGTTTGGGGGCGCACCCAGGCGTACGCGCGGTGCCCCAGCGCCGGTACCTGCTCCGCCTGGAACGTCAGCTTCACCCGGCGGCACATGTACGGCTGCCGGAACTTGTCGTCCGGCAGGTCGTAGCCGAACAGCAAGCCGAGGTCTTCCACCGTGCAAGGCACGGCGTTCCCCGCCTCGTCCACCAGCTCGCGGCCGGAC from Paenibacillus macerans includes:
- a CDS encoding AAA family ATPase — encoded protein: MELREAMDLTGRIRRNIGEVVVGKEEVVDLLLAALLGDGHVLLEDVPGTGKTLLAKALAKSLGGGFKRVQFTPDLLPSDLSGIHFFNQKTGEFEFRPGPVFTHVLLADEINRATPRTQSSLLECMEERQVTIDGVTHELASPFFVMATQNPIDQQGTFPLPEAQLDRFLMRIAMGYPSHGEGVAILQRFKERQPLAEIGAAASAEEVAAAQRYTRTIRVQDDLLGYIVAVAEATRKHPEVKLGASPRASAALLRASQGLALIRGRDYVTPDDIKAAAVPVLAHRLVLRQGLRSAQEQGSEVVRQALQQVEVPAEPLLTGLPPTEPPLTEPLLTVRGTRED
- a CDS encoding thioredoxin family protein; the protein is MAIREITEQEWLDRAEPASGKEALFFFTALCGTCKLAEKMLDIALAAGPSIPVSKLNINYSPRLRDQWEISSVPCLIVLRDGQPVQKEYAMRSVVDLRERLKV
- a CDS encoding VOC family protein → MILLTTPLIALNGQAEEAIAFYEQALQAKVAFKQTFGEMPEPQQPMTDEVKKRIAHSILKLGETELYVCDIFPGEPHQPGSQVTVCLTSSTADYTQQLYEALKEGGRVDLPLQSIYFSPAYAVVTDKFGVTFHLFTNRPA
- a CDS encoding helix-turn-helix transcriptional regulator, with protein sequence MSKSKRLMELMMTVNRKRKFTVKELAREFGVSPRTILRDLQELSELGVPLYSEVGPHGGYQVLNERVLPPIAFTEEEAVSIFFASHALRHYRFLPFETEASSALSKFYHYMPGDVRDRIDQMKNRVDFVTPERQSAFPYLAVLLDGAVRQKVLRIGYASRSGATSTRHIQPIGIYASRGLWYCPAYCFERKDFRLFRCDRIGSAVIEEADAALKPLDLRQVHLGNWESFIGRKPMYADCTIELTPLGIEACEGEMLRHFRLELREDGTGLLRGQIPPGEIPFMAAFFIGLGREATVIRPPELIAAIKRKLTELLDQYS
- a CDS encoding helix-turn-helix domain-containing protein; the encoded protein is MTKYLDYMISPHPIRVFNPVVDASKRKIRSLTVVNAGHLPGRTMRRVQAKFSYWAFVVITGGGGYYQVDGGEKQKVPAGSWFCLFPGAEFNYGPHADGYWDEYYFTVEGERVGEWLGSWLQHPAQVQKAAIDDSAVNRMEMMFMLLESGVPSNLDRASLLLEAFLYELVAQADQAETGNRGRFVLKVIEDISGSLYARREPEELAARHHISVSTLRRIVHEYTGYPLNEFIHRLKVAEAKNILLNTEMSIKEIGEALGYHDMFYFSRVFKRITGHSPSGYRNRGGQ
- a CDS encoding Gfo/Idh/MocA family protein; this encodes MSELKIGLIGAGSISESHLLAYQANPKAALWAICDLNESRARAMARKYNIPHVYTDYRDLLANPDVQAVSICTWNNSHAEISIAALEAGKNVLCEKPLCITVDEALQVQAAVERTGRLLQVGYVRRYASNIAVLKKFIAAGDIGEIYFAKASLVRRLGNPGGWFADKARSGGGPLIDIGVHVIDLCWYLMGRPKVKSVSGNTYYKLGNRSNIENYAFYQAADYDASLNTVEDMANALIRFENGASLLVDVSFSLHAKQNSALVNIYGEKGGAEIEPELSIVTERHNTIINIDPQISTPAFDFQGSFQNEINHFVDSCLDGVPPISPVEDGVEIIKILNAIYQSAEEGREIRF
- a CDS encoding sugar phosphate isomerase/epimerase family protein — its product is MKLNNKIGIIVDSLGLGVTEGLKKAKELGAEGVQIYAVSGEMDPAALTAAKRKELRSYIEGLGLEISALCGDLGGHGFQDAAANPAKIEKSKRILDLAVELGTNIVTTHIGIVPEDLSSPIYAAMQQACEELGVYAKSLNAYFAIETGPEPAAHLKSFLDTLSTNGVSVNFDPANMVMVTGDDPVQGVKTLRDYIVHTHVKDGVRLRPVDPRDVYGFLGYEAMDHEKIADMASSGGAGFAEVPLGEGRVDFPAYFAALQEIGYTGYLTIEREVGDKPEEDIRKAVEFIRSFRG
- a CDS encoding sugar phosphate isomerase/epimerase family protein, encoding MKLGISSYSLYQAMQMDGMTILEAIDWIAGIGGEHVEIVPLGFDLKQTPELIGQIRERAAKAGIAVSNYAIGANFITDTEEAYESEIRRVMREVDIAHALGVKLMRHDVASRQDTSIIRFQEDLPRIAEACRRIADYAAQYGITTSLENHGYYVQASDRVQAVLHAVGRPNYKTTLDVGNFVCVDEQPVIAVKKNIAYASMVHVKDFYIRPADRNPGEGWFRSAGGGYLRGAIAGQGDLDLREILRIVKRSGYDGFLSIEYEGMEECRKGTKIAFENVRRIWEEV
- a CDS encoding EamA family transporter, giving the protein MKYWISVLAGAMSYGVLSTIVVLAYGEGFKLGEVVGAQLLIGLILSWLMALYTKRKALRKKRRQPETFSAVIADKGLTWKQRLLLMLAGAPTVVTGLLYYHSLQYIPASLAIILLFQFTWISALIQAVSKRRRPGKMMVATLFVLFVGTLLAAGLNAQGSANIERTGIIFGLFSAVSYSMFLLFSGKAVPSVHPAYRSAWMVTGGFILLIVLFPPYFLFNGLLFGPLLMYGFLLGLFGAFIPPLLFAIGIPHIGEAMGGILGAAELPVAVMLSSIVLHENVSPVQWCGVILILIGVVLPEMHKIGKRTNALMTR